A DNA window from Pseudoalteromonas marina contains the following coding sequences:
- a CDS encoding MarR family winged helix-turn-helix transcriptional regulator, which translates to MNTSLANTLFMLMQNYRVTIREAINASELGLNAMHVRCLHIIASTSQCTANDIVNKTQRDKAQIARLVKELIALKLINKCASEHDKRCFILTFTDQGAVLFEKLLAAEKHVNDQMCKTLNPKQINDFLNTAQQMIKNMQ; encoded by the coding sequence ATGAACACCTCTTTAGCCAATACGCTATTTATGTTAATGCAAAACTACCGGGTAACCATACGCGAAGCCATTAATGCCAGCGAGCTCGGTTTAAATGCAATGCATGTACGTTGCTTGCATATTATTGCAAGTACTTCGCAGTGCACAGCAAACGACATTGTGAATAAAACCCAACGAGATAAGGCTCAAATAGCGCGGCTTGTAAAAGAACTTATAGCTTTAAAGCTTATAAATAAGTGTGCCAGCGAACACGATAAGCGCTGTTTTATTTTAACGTTTACCGATCAGGGTGCCGTGCTTTTTGAAAAATTACTGGCCGCTGAAAAACATGTAAACGATCAAATGTGTAAAACGTTAAACCCAAAGCAAATCAATGACTTTTTAAACACGGCTCAGCAAATGATCAAAAATATGCAATGA
- the umuD gene encoding translesion error-prone DNA polymerase V autoproteolytic subunit — MFVIPIYIEAGICGFESPAAQYTELGVSLDELLIKHPDATFIGIASGSSMQEVGIFEGDLLVVDRAEHAKDGDVIVANLNGLFVCKLLDKTNARLLSASPLYQPVNITPSDEFQLEGVVSLSIRMHRQSPELLSCMP, encoded by the coding sequence ATGTTTGTTATTCCTATTTATATAGAAGCAGGTATTTGCGGGTTTGAATCTCCTGCCGCACAATACACTGAGCTTGGCGTTTCCCTTGATGAGCTATTAATAAAGCACCCTGATGCCACTTTTATTGGTATTGCGTCGGGTAGCTCTATGCAAGAAGTAGGGATTTTTGAGGGTGATTTACTTGTAGTAGACCGAGCAGAACACGCTAAAGATGGCGATGTAATTGTGGCTAATTTAAATGGCTTATTTGTGTGTAAGCTACTTGATAAAACAAACGCTCGATTACTATCGGCTTCGCCTTTATACCAACCCGTTAATATTACGCCTAGCGATGAATTTCAGCTTGAAGGCGTAGTCAGTTTGTCAATTCGTATGCATCGCCAAAGCCCTGAGTTACTTTCATGTATGCCTTAG
- a CDS encoding siderophore-interacting protein — MAKKVRKATVLSTQQITPHLQRIVLGSEEFTDLTSDHIGSYVKVLIPKNGVADFNLKTACMRSYTIQNVNKSNGAITLDFVINMHQGSATKWAKAAKVGDELAIAGPGPKKLENYQHSHYVLLGDLTSVNAIKGYIKQLPINAKIDAFIHAPTDADIISLDSTRQATWLITTTPEVEMANALTTLQHYEQPPIVFMALEAGLVRELKAALTNTHSIPRGNIVASGYWKKGLNSENYKLERQANKQTA; from the coding sequence ATGGCAAAAAAAGTACGCAAAGCAACAGTATTAAGCACACAGCAAATAACCCCGCATTTACAACGTATAGTTTTAGGCTCTGAAGAGTTTACAGATTTAACTTCCGATCACATTGGCAGTTATGTAAAAGTGCTTATTCCAAAAAACGGTGTGGCCGACTTCAATTTAAAAACGGCGTGTATGCGTTCGTACACAATACAAAATGTAAATAAAAGTAATGGTGCAATTACGCTCGATTTTGTTATTAATATGCACCAAGGCTCTGCAACTAAATGGGCAAAAGCCGCTAAAGTAGGTGATGAACTGGCTATTGCAGGCCCTGGTCCTAAAAAGCTTGAAAATTACCAGCACTCACATTATGTGTTACTAGGCGATTTGACCTCAGTAAACGCTATAAAAGGCTACATTAAGCAATTGCCAATAAACGCCAAAATTGACGCGTTTATTCATGCCCCAACTGATGCGGATATAATCAGCTTAGATTCAACGCGTCAGGCCACTTGGTTAATAACTACAACGCCAGAGGTTGAGATGGCTAATGCATTAACCACACTACAGCATTATGAACAGCCACCTATTGTATTTATGGCACTTGAAGCTGGGCTAGTGCGTGAGCTTAAAGCAGCATTAACTAACACGCATTCAATACCAAGGGGCAACATAGTGGCATCAGGTTACTGGAAAAAAGGCTTAAATTCAGAAAACTACAAGTTAGAGCGCCAAGCTAATAAACAAACGGCTTAA
- a CDS encoding M4 family metallopeptidase — MYKTLSSGLIAFCFLNTLSSQAAVSLRINKSSTQEVKQLLNQNASIANNPSASSYFVELEQPQLSLSQQVNASSKKMQQYFSGVPVWGQQIRVQSNSEHISGFFAKNINFTSLNKTASTTFDQSKAVKSLLTKSKLDDSLESEIINNKRYIYIHDGKAYYVRLIELKVTENGIEKMPIGLISESTYQIFELWDNIQSVDGTGPGGNQKIGQYEYGTDKDAFNVTQVGETCFLENDKVKTVTMESGSEPSEAFSFTCDRNTHKEINGAFSPLNDAHAFGTAVFDMYQQWYNTAPLTFQLLMRVHSGDNWENATWNGQAMTFGDGADRFYPLVSLDIVSHEVSHGFTSQNSNLIYSNQSGGINESFSDMAGETAEYFLRGETDWLSGADISKVDPALRYFETPSLDGVSIDKASDFYPGMDVHFSSGVFNRAFFLLSNTEGWDPQKAFEIMLKANQNYWVNSSGFIDGACGAINSAIDLNYNASDVISAFNEVEVICDNIKFVDTDSDLMDDYWELLYGLDPSDADDANLDLDQDGLSNLEEYLANTLPNSVDTDADSLSDYDELNVYMTMPNNADSDSDRMPDGWEVTFAFNPLDAADAELDFDADSWANLIEYYGNSDPTDPNSEPSVFPETTYNFDDAIVPEFLVSSNPQAPWFITDYDGHDSLVLSSSDITDSQQTSTEFQFLSDEHRFVNFNYLLETETNYDFFKVYINDTLVLDESGLTDWKVASFPVPAGFNTVKFVYTKDFTVSEGLDAVFIDNLYIGPNFPDSDGDGMSDMWELSYGLDINTDDSALDLDNDGLSNLLEFLNNGLPNNSDTDGDLMPDGWEYNNSLNLTDAADASQDTDNDGFTNLTEYQANTDPQSDASYPVALNITTSFESDTLPTWMIESVDSSAPWFITNDFATQGSQSIRSGDISDSQFSGFTVTGLFEEGVLAFDYKIDSESCCDFFMVTIDGQEVIGFAERGDLEAPEPTSFLVNISEGVHKIEFKYTKDGSVSTDADAVWLDNFAMLPVGDQTDTDNDQMPDYWELLNGLNRFDASDAQSDNDVDSLSALDEYNLGTNPNSADTDSDELSDGYEVNNGLLPLDPSDASLDFDADGYTNIQEFYGQSVANDATSTVQSFSQLNESFEEGLLPAMFTELAEHTTQWQLNTNWSTDGTSSLSLNTSPAGSISGFAIAGLFEAGFINLDYFSNSNSSFQISVNGTQYNIKHYRSRLLIPVNDGFNIVKIKYESPYLAGMPFSVDNISWTAELDVVSDFDGDGIPDYWEAQNGLNALDSYDASNDPDYDGLSNLNEYQMSSNPLSTDTDGDGVLDSEDSHPTDSSLGENIAPVFVSSLEPITLEATSQNTNVINVFVPEATDNGHLEPYVYAASGSYLPLGEHQITWVARDFVGNETTAIQTVTLVDTTPPVIQDYYSVDVYGSSIDHIKAALFNSNAIYDSVSDVAIIDIDSNFVFRTGDILIPVSAVDGAGNTSTGEVNARVFPKVSIQPTTYVYQDGNAVIDLFISGKSPYGSVSFDLIGNNTSKYISTNLHGLVKVELEREFFENASNIRINTRSSSFTDRNDTSQLVFLNETAKPEFITNLYQDGKVISNVVQRDSSDFIVDVHAVNLPSAAADNSIELQLSSQGDYFVNKIGHSKWNITFTPQLLTDSDNLDIAFTIKQNSEAVATDKISLRVIDAVTFNDPELDTDGDGIPDAEEGVSDGDKDGIVDYLDSSSITHSAVLDSGDMVRSIDEFNHLSVGNIKQATVTQMIADMSILEQDLSTYFDSLDITEPHFQAKSDIVNIHITLSNSSGTAEIAIPEYVNSILSSEMQIRLLSNTGWQSVAKLTGNVYEQICSGCFTFAVTDGSEFDLDGEVNGVIELVAKLAEESLNQAPVLDVTIPATIEELSTTELDASGTTDPDGDLLSFEWSIDHPQLSLAPLETDSKASLTVGELEETFTTDITLLISDGYEQFTEVFTVTFMHVNQLPAVDLSSSSLSVDEGKDVSVTATATDKESSELTYSWVQTQGIEVAIEDANSNTLSFTAPSVSVTSELGFKLSVSDGEGETEQSVIVTVNDVPVALPTPKEGDKSGGGSLSFFLLLLTALFVYRRAQLFHK; from the coding sequence ATGTATAAAACACTTTCATCAGGATTGATAGCATTTTGCTTTTTGAACACTCTAAGTTCTCAAGCTGCTGTTTCACTGCGAATAAATAAATCATCCACCCAAGAAGTTAAGCAACTTTTAAATCAAAACGCCTCTATAGCTAATAACCCTTCTGCAAGTTCTTATTTTGTAGAATTAGAACAACCTCAATTGAGCCTTTCACAACAAGTTAATGCATCTTCTAAAAAGATGCAGCAATACTTTTCTGGGGTTCCAGTGTGGGGTCAGCAAATTAGAGTTCAGTCTAACTCCGAACATATTAGTGGTTTTTTTGCTAAAAATATTAACTTTACATCTTTGAATAAAACCGCGAGCACCACTTTTGATCAGTCAAAGGCGGTTAAATCGTTGCTGACTAAGTCTAAATTAGATGATTCACTAGAGAGTGAAATAATAAATAATAAGCGCTACATTTATATTCATGATGGAAAAGCTTACTACGTTCGCTTAATTGAACTCAAAGTAACTGAGAATGGCATTGAAAAAATGCCAATAGGTTTAATAAGTGAATCGACTTATCAGATTTTTGAACTGTGGGACAATATTCAAAGTGTTGACGGGACAGGACCTGGTGGTAATCAAAAGATTGGCCAATATGAATACGGTACAGATAAAGACGCCTTTAATGTTACTCAAGTTGGTGAGACCTGTTTTTTAGAGAATGACAAAGTAAAAACGGTCACTATGGAATCGGGCTCTGAGCCAAGTGAAGCCTTTTCATTCACATGTGATCGTAATACACATAAAGAAATAAATGGTGCTTTTTCTCCATTAAATGACGCTCATGCATTTGGAACCGCAGTTTTTGATATGTATCAACAATGGTACAACACTGCACCGCTTACATTTCAATTGTTAATGCGAGTTCACAGTGGGGATAACTGGGAAAATGCCACCTGGAATGGCCAAGCAATGACCTTTGGTGATGGCGCTGATAGGTTTTACCCGCTGGTTTCACTTGATATTGTATCTCATGAGGTTAGTCACGGTTTTACTAGTCAAAACTCCAATCTAATTTACTCTAATCAATCAGGCGGAATTAACGAGTCTTTCTCTGATATGGCAGGCGAAACCGCAGAATATTTTTTACGTGGTGAAACCGACTGGCTATCAGGGGCGGATATTTCAAAAGTAGATCCAGCTCTTCGTTACTTTGAAACGCCTTCATTAGATGGCGTTTCTATTGATAAAGCCAGCGATTTTTACCCCGGCATGGATGTTCACTTTAGTAGTGGTGTTTTCAATCGTGCTTTTTTCCTGCTTTCAAATACTGAAGGTTGGGATCCTCAAAAAGCATTTGAAATAATGCTAAAGGCAAATCAAAACTACTGGGTTAATTCAAGTGGTTTTATTGATGGTGCATGTGGTGCAATCAACTCTGCAATTGACCTAAATTATAATGCATCTGATGTAATTTCAGCATTTAATGAAGTAGAAGTTATTTGCGATAATATTAAGTTTGTCGATACTGATTCAGATTTAATGGATGATTACTGGGAGCTTTTATACGGACTAGACCCTTCAGATGCTGATGATGCCAATTTAGATTTAGACCAAGATGGCCTTTCTAACTTGGAAGAATACTTGGCAAATACTCTTCCAAACTCAGTTGATACTGATGCTGATAGTTTATCTGATTACGATGAATTAAACGTCTACATGACGATGCCTAACAATGCGGATTCAGATTCTGATCGTATGCCAGACGGTTGGGAAGTCACTTTTGCATTTAATCCACTCGATGCAGCTGATGCAGAACTTGATTTTGATGCCGATAGCTGGGCTAACTTAATTGAGTATTATGGCAACAGCGACCCAACTGATCCAAACTCTGAACCTTCTGTTTTTCCCGAAACTACCTATAACTTTGATGACGCAATAGTCCCTGAATTTTTAGTTTCTTCAAATCCTCAAGCGCCTTGGTTTATTACTGATTATGACGGTCATGATAGCTTAGTGTTATCTAGCAGTGATATTACTGATTCGCAACAAACGAGCACTGAGTTTCAATTTTTAAGTGACGAACATCGTTTTGTTAACTTTAACTACCTATTGGAAACTGAAACAAATTATGACTTTTTCAAAGTTTATATTAACGATACATTAGTCCTTGATGAGTCAGGCTTAACTGACTGGAAGGTGGCTTCTTTTCCTGTACCTGCTGGGTTCAATACAGTTAAGTTTGTGTACACTAAAGACTTTACAGTGTCTGAAGGTTTAGACGCCGTATTTATCGATAATTTATATATTGGGCCTAACTTCCCTGACTCTGATGGTGATGGTATGTCAGATATGTGGGAATTATCATATGGTTTGGATATAAATACTGACGATTCAGCGCTAGATTTAGACAACGATGGTTTATCTAACCTTCTTGAGTTTTTAAATAACGGTTTACCTAACAACTCAGATACTGATGGCGATTTAATGCCTGATGGGTGGGAGTATAACAACAGCCTAAATCTTACAGATGCCGCAGATGCGTCACAAGATACTGACAATGATGGATTTACTAACCTTACAGAGTATCAAGCAAATACAGACCCTCAGTCAGATGCTTCTTACCCTGTTGCTTTAAATATCACAACGTCATTTGAAAGCGATACACTTCCAACATGGATGATTGAATCTGTAGACTCAAGTGCACCGTGGTTTATCACAAACGACTTTGCCACACAGGGCTCACAAAGTATTCGCTCGGGGGATATCTCTGATTCTCAGTTTAGCGGGTTTACTGTCACGGGCTTATTTGAAGAAGGGGTTTTAGCGTTCGATTATAAAATTGATTCTGAATCTTGTTGTGACTTTTTTATGGTGACTATAGATGGCCAAGAAGTTATTGGTTTTGCTGAGCGTGGAGATTTAGAAGCACCTGAACCAACTTCATTTTTAGTTAATATTAGTGAAGGGGTGCATAAGATTGAGTTCAAATATACCAAAGACGGATCAGTATCAACTGATGCTGATGCAGTATGGCTTGATAACTTTGCTATGCTTCCAGTCGGTGATCAAACCGATACTGATAACGATCAAATGCCAGACTACTGGGAACTACTAAATGGTTTAAATCGTTTTGATGCAAGTGATGCACAATCTGACAATGACGTTGACAGCCTTTCAGCCCTTGATGAGTATAACCTAGGAACAAATCCAAATTCAGCTGACACAGATTCTGATGAGTTAAGTGATGGCTATGAAGTTAATAATGGCTTGCTACCACTTGACCCTTCGGATGCAAGTTTAGATTTTGATGCTGATGGTTACACTAATATCCAAGAGTTCTATGGGCAAAGCGTTGCTAATGACGCAACATCAACTGTGCAGTCTTTTTCTCAGCTAAATGAAAGCTTTGAAGAAGGGCTTTTGCCAGCTATGTTTACTGAGCTTGCAGAACATACTACACAATGGCAGCTTAATACTAATTGGTCTACTGATGGTACATCAAGTTTAAGCCTAAATACTTCTCCAGCAGGTAGCATAAGCGGCTTTGCAATTGCAGGGTTATTTGAGGCAGGGTTCATTAATTTAGATTACTTTTCAAACAGTAACTCATCATTCCAAATTAGTGTTAACGGTACTCAGTACAATATTAAGCATTATCGCTCTCGTTTGTTAATTCCGGTAAATGATGGTTTTAATATTGTGAAGATAAAATACGAAAGTCCTTACTTAGCAGGTATGCCTTTTTCAGTTGATAATATCTCATGGACTGCTGAGCTGGATGTAGTTAGTGACTTTGATGGCGACGGTATTCCAGATTATTGGGAAGCACAGAATGGACTAAATGCACTTGATTCTTATGATGCATCAAATGATCCAGACTACGACGGTTTATCTAACTTAAACGAGTATCAGATGTCGAGTAATCCGCTTTCTACAGATACAGATGGCGACGGTGTGCTAGATAGTGAAGATAGTCACCCAACTGACTCTAGCTTGGGTGAAAATATAGCTCCTGTTTTTGTATCAAGTTTAGAACCAATTACTCTTGAAGCAACGTCTCAAAATACTAATGTTATAAATGTTTTTGTTCCTGAGGCAACTGATAACGGGCATTTAGAACCTTATGTTTATGCTGCTTCTGGGTCTTACTTGCCCCTTGGTGAACATCAAATTACATGGGTTGCTCGTGATTTTGTTGGTAACGAAACGACGGCTATTCAAACGGTAACCTTAGTTGACACAACGCCACCGGTTATACAAGACTATTACTCAGTCGATGTTTATGGCAGCTCAATTGATCATATAAAAGCGGCATTATTTAACTCTAATGCTATCTACGATAGTGTATCGGATGTAGCTATTATCGATATTGATAGCAACTTTGTGTTCAGAACGGGGGATATTTTAATTCCTGTCTCAGCCGTTGATGGAGCGGGTAATACTTCTACAGGTGAAGTAAATGCTCGTGTTTTTCCTAAGGTTAGTATCCAGCCCACTACCTATGTTTACCAAGATGGTAATGCGGTTATTGATTTATTCATAAGTGGTAAAAGCCCTTATGGTTCAGTAAGCTTTGATCTGATTGGAAATAATACTAGTAAATATATATCTACAAACCTGCATGGGCTTGTCAAGGTAGAGTTAGAACGTGAGTTCTTTGAAAATGCGTCTAATATTCGCATTAATACGAGAAGTAGTTCATTTACCGATAGAAATGATACCAGCCAGTTAGTTTTTCTAAATGAAACTGCAAAACCTGAATTTATTACTAATCTATATCAAGATGGGAAAGTAATAAGCAATGTAGTTCAACGTGATTCGTCAGACTTTATTGTTGATGTTCATGCAGTTAATTTACCTAGTGCAGCAGCTGATAATTCAATAGAGCTTCAGCTATCATCACAAGGTGATTACTTTGTAAATAAAATTGGTCACTCAAAATGGAATATTACATTTACGCCTCAATTACTTACAGATTCTGATAATCTAGACATTGCATTCACTATAAAACAAAATAGCGAAGCTGTTGCAACGGATAAAATTAGTCTACGTGTGATTGACGCAGTTACTTTCAATGATCCTGAGTTAGATACTGATGGTGATGGTATTCCTGATGCTGAAGAAGGTGTGAGCGATGGCGATAAAGACGGCATTGTTGATTACTTAGATAGCTCTTCTATTACGCATTCAGCTGTTTTAGATTCAGGTGATATGGTTCGTAGTATCGATGAGTTTAATCACTTGTCAGTAGGTAACATTAAACAGGCTACTGTAACGCAAATGATTGCTGATATGTCTATTTTAGAGCAAGATTTAAGTACTTACTTTGATAGCTTAGACATTACAGAACCTCACTTTCAAGCTAAAAGTGATATTGTAAATATCCATATTACACTTTCAAACTCATCGGGTACGGCTGAGATTGCAATACCAGAGTATGTTAACTCTATTTTAAGTTCAGAAATGCAAATTCGTTTGTTATCTAATACTGGTTGGCAGTCGGTCGCAAAGCTAACTGGTAACGTGTACGAGCAAATTTGTTCAGGTTGCTTTACTTTTGCAGTAACAGACGGCAGTGAATTTGACTTAGACGGTGAAGTTAATGGTGTGATTGAATTAGTTGCTAAGTTAGCTGAAGAAAGCTTAAACCAAGCGCCTGTTTTAGATGTAACAATTCCAGCAACCATTGAAGAGCTTTCAACTACTGAGCTTGATGCGTCAGGAACAACAGACCCTGATGGTGATTTGCTAAGTTTTGAGTGGAGTATTGATCATCCTCAATTATCACTGGCGCCTTTAGAGACAGACAGTAAAGCGTCACTGACTGTAGGTGAATTAGAGGAAACGTTCACTACAGATATCACTTTATTAATCTCAGATGGTTACGAGCAATTCACAGAGGTATTTACAGTGACCTTTATGCACGTTAATCAATTACCAGCAGTTGACTTGAGCTCATCTTCTTTATCGGTTGATGAGGGTAAAGACGTTAGCGTTACAGCAACTGCGACAGACAAAGAGTCATCTGAACTTACTTATAGCTGGGTTCAAACACAAGGTATAGAAGTCGCAATTGAAGATGCTAATTCAAATACATTGTCGTTTACAGCGCCAAGTGTATCTGTAACAAGTGAACTTGGCTTTAAACTCAGCGTTTCTGATGGTGAAGGGGAGACAGAGCAAAGTGTTATCGTTACCGTTAATGATGTACCTGTTGCACTGCCAACACCTAAAGAAGGTGATAAAAGTGGAGGGGGGTCTTTAAGTTTCTTCTTATTACTCTTAACCGCTTTGTTTGTTTATAGAAGAGCACAGTTGTTTCACAAATAA
- a CDS encoding patatin-like phospholipase family protein, whose amino-acid sequence MNSLNSATASSVTKIAQPKVALIAEGGGQRGIFTAGVLDAWLEQNYDPFDLFIGTSAGSQNLTSYLARQKGYAKRLIRGLSRNKRFFQLGRGLMGKHIVDLDWYFDKTKEVNRAIDFKTAKTSLGERELLITATNARDRKAYYLSPTGEEHQWRELLKASSALPFLYKQGVKLTPWLNAQAANETTKINKVQEDFFLDGGLAAPLPVREAYNRGARKIVVIRTVDADFQAQSAWVQKLRSLATAAGYCPKTLDYLIQHEQAYLDELNFMANPPSDVEIIQIFADETLHSKLLGSTNDDLRKDHKLGVKAGREYLKSQNARIVDYAHSYAM is encoded by the coding sequence GTGAACTCTCTAAACAGCGCAACAGCTTCTTCAGTAACTAAAATAGCTCAGCCTAAGGTTGCGTTAATTGCTGAAGGTGGCGGGCAGCGAGGGATTTTCACCGCAGGTGTACTTGATGCGTGGTTAGAGCAAAACTACGACCCATTTGATTTATTTATTGGTACGTCGGCAGGTTCACAAAACTTAACAAGTTATTTAGCACGTCAAAAAGGTTACGCTAAACGCCTAATTAGAGGGCTGTCTCGTAATAAACGTTTTTTTCAGCTAGGTCGCGGCCTAATGGGAAAACACATTGTTGATTTAGACTGGTACTTTGATAAAACAAAAGAAGTAAATAGAGCGATTGACTTTAAAACAGCTAAAACGTCTTTAGGTGAACGTGAGTTACTTATTACTGCTACAAACGCACGAGACAGAAAAGCGTATTACTTATCACCAACGGGTGAAGAGCATCAATGGAGAGAGCTATTAAAAGCGTCAAGTGCTTTACCATTTTTATACAAACAAGGTGTTAAATTAACGCCTTGGTTAAATGCGCAAGCGGCTAACGAAACCACGAAAATAAACAAAGTCCAAGAAGACTTTTTTCTTGATGGTGGGCTAGCAGCACCATTACCAGTACGCGAAGCGTATAACCGTGGGGCACGTAAAATTGTGGTTATTAGAACGGTAGATGCTGATTTTCAAGCGCAATCTGCATGGGTTCAAAAGCTTAGATCGCTTGCTACAGCTGCCGGTTACTGCCCAAAAACACTCGACTACCTAATTCAGCACGAACAAGCTTACTTAGACGAGCTAAACTTTATGGCAAACCCGCCAAGTGATGTAGAAATTATACAAATTTTTGCAGACGAAACACTGCACAGCAAATTGTTAGGCAGTACAAACGACGATCTACGTAAAGATCATAAGCTTGGTGTAAAAGCAGGCCGTGAATACTTAAAAAGCCAAAATGCACGTATTGTAGATTACGCACACAGCTACGCCATGTAG
- a CDS encoding Y-family DNA polymerase — protein sequence MYALVDAVAFYASAEKVFDPAIRSKPVVVLTNNDGCVCAVCPIARRLNIPKFGPYFKVKQLLEQNNVVVRSSNYELYANLSDRMMSVIGRFCDTQHIYSIDESFLHFSGYENVVKDWHTYGHLIRRTVWRETKLPVGVGFGPTPTLAKAANHAAKKLTGFDGVAVINDEASRRAILQRMDCQDVWGIGKRLAKKLKIMNINTAWQLAQQNPKTMRRAFSVVVERTVSELNGLVCLNWDDVRQDKREIYSTRSFGERIYEPTALKTALINHVTIVGKKLRAQKSLTKQLYIFASSSSHEDVFYKKSYMYQFSMPTNDTCVMANAVSEVFEKIYQPGVRFYKCGVGALELTAEQFQQNDLFSPQQDNPKLMGCLDAINTRYGKGMLGLASSKLNDRWHMNRDFLSPQYTTRWRDIPKIKCDL from the coding sequence ATGTATGCCTTAGTCGATGCCGTGGCGTTTTATGCCAGCGCCGAGAAAGTATTTGATCCCGCCATTCGTTCAAAACCTGTGGTTGTGCTCACTAATAACGACGGCTGCGTATGTGCGGTATGCCCTATTGCGCGACGTTTAAATATTCCTAAATTTGGCCCTTATTTTAAAGTTAAGCAGTTACTAGAACAAAACAATGTGGTTGTACGCTCTAGTAACTATGAACTATACGCTAATTTAAGCGACCGAATGATGAGTGTGATTGGCCGTTTTTGTGATACCCAGCATATTTACAGTATTGATGAATCGTTTTTGCACTTTAGCGGCTACGAAAACGTTGTAAAAGATTGGCATACTTACGGGCACCTTATTAGACGAACCGTATGGCGAGAAACAAAACTCCCCGTTGGCGTGGGGTTTGGGCCAACGCCTACACTTGCAAAAGCGGCAAATCATGCAGCTAAAAAATTAACAGGCTTTGACGGTGTTGCTGTCATAAATGACGAAGCAAGCCGGCGAGCTATTTTACAGCGCATGGACTGCCAAGATGTATGGGGAATTGGCAAGCGCTTAGCTAAAAAGCTAAAAATAATGAACATAAATACCGCATGGCAGCTTGCACAACAAAACCCAAAAACTATGCGCCGCGCTTTTAGTGTGGTGGTAGAGCGCACAGTAAGCGAGCTTAATGGCTTAGTATGTTTAAACTGGGATGATGTACGCCAAGATAAACGCGAAATTTACTCAACTCGCAGCTTTGGAGAGCGTATTTATGAACCAACCGCTCTTAAAACCGCTTTAATTAACCATGTCACTATTGTGGGCAAAAAACTAAGAGCCCAAAAGTCGCTAACAAAGCAATTATATATTTTTGCATCTAGCTCATCTCATGAAGATGTATTTTATAAAAAGTCTTATATGTATCAGTTTAGTATGCCAACAAACGATACTTGCGTTATGGCCAATGCGGTGTCTGAGGTGTTTGAAAAAATTTACCAACCTGGCGTGCGGTTTTATAAATGTGGTGTAGGTGCACTAGAACTCACCGCTGAGCAATTTCAGCAAAATGACTTATTTTCACCACAACAAGATAACCCAAAGTTAATGGGCTGTTTAGATGCTATTAATACCCGATACGGCAAGGGTATGTTGGGCTTAGCAAGTAGTAAATTAAACGATCGCTGGCATATGAACAGAGATTTTTTATCGCCTCAGTACACAACCCGTTGGCGAGATATACCAAAAATAAAATGCGATTTATAG